In the Candidatus Electrothrix sp. GW3-4 genome, one interval contains:
- a CDS encoding AraC family transcriptional regulator ligand-binding domain-containing protein — translation MQPFCITPRECRMLSSMGTVAVFFAAYLGLSVEYISKETGIEPGRLMDPENYLPEDFFEDFFQMLIRNFPERNIALELAGIAPVSYFGTPGRLLLRAPDAQTMLDLFVDHCDLLADRLEIKAISASKETFFRTSQPLSEVDQGMGAEIGLGIGARIIEECFGKGLLTRVQFRHKARGDVAIYRDFFGVPVSFRAAFNALVLSTQELKKRSNRRGSQEVRCSLEQRLQRLRQELGLDLADGIADIRRAAMCNTIKGDYSVAGLARSMGMSISTLRRRLPDDVTPGSLLDEVRYVNAMGMLADKSLSIDEIAFRLGFASDRGFRKAFKRWSGKTPAEARKEIR, via the coding sequence ATGCAGCCATTCTGTATAACGCCTAGGGAATGTCGTATGCTGAGCAGCATGGGGACCGTTGCTGTGTTTTTTGCGGCGTATCTTGGCTTGTCCGTAGAATACATCAGCAAGGAAACCGGCATCGAGCCCGGTCGACTGATGGATCCTGAAAATTATCTACCTGAAGACTTTTTTGAAGATTTCTTCCAAATGCTGATCAGAAATTTTCCAGAACGAAATATAGCGCTGGAGCTGGCAGGGATTGCTCCGGTCTCTTATTTCGGCACTCCAGGGAGACTCCTGCTTCGTGCCCCTGATGCGCAGACCATGCTGGATCTCTTTGTCGATCATTGCGATTTGCTTGCTGACCGCCTTGAAATCAAAGCGATTTCCGCTTCAAAAGAGACCTTTTTTCGTACCAGCCAGCCGCTGAGCGAGGTCGATCAGGGGATGGGGGCGGAAATCGGACTTGGCATCGGGGCCCGAATCATAGAGGAGTGCTTTGGCAAGGGCTTATTGACCCGCGTCCAGTTTCGTCATAAGGCACGGGGAGATGTTGCCATCTATAGGGATTTTTTTGGTGTCCCGGTCAGCTTTCGAGCTGCGTTTAATGCCCTGGTACTCAGTACCCAGGAGCTGAAAAAACGCTCGAATCGTCGAGGGAGTCAGGAAGTGCGATGCTCACTGGAGCAGCGTCTGCAGCGTCTGCGTCAGGAACTCGGTCTGGACTTGGCAGACGGGATTGCAGATATCCGTCGGGCTGCCATGTGTAATACGATCAAGGGGGATTACTCGGTGGCCGGTCTGGCTCGGAGCATGGGTATGAGCATCAGTACGTTACGTCGACGTCTGCCAGATGATGTTACGCCGGGGAGCCTGCTGGATGAGGTCAGATATGTCAATGCGATGGGCATGCTGGCCGATAAAAGTCTCAGTATTGATGAGATAGCCTTTCGGCTGGGTTTTGCAAGTGACCGGGGGTTTCGGAAGGCCTTTAAGCGCTGGTCCGGGAAAACTCCAGCTGAAGCGAGGAAAGAGATTAGGTAG